A single Cellulomonas sp. SLBN-39 DNA region contains:
- the dapA gene encoding 4-hydroxy-tetrahydrodipicolinate synthase translates to MPPVTPAGRPFGAVLSAMVTPMTPDGAVDLAAAVRLAEHLVDHGHDGLVLNGTTGEAPTTHAPEKADLVAAVVDAVGDRAWVVAGAGSNDTAHAVRMAVQAAEAGAHGLLVVSPYYSRPSQEGIVAHVTHVAGSTDLPVMLYDIPGRAGVRLAEATIDRLAEHPRVVALKDATGDVAAATAKIARTGLAWYCGDDGLLPAFLAHGAVGHVGVASQVLGDAFARLVAAWDAGETATALEVFRGMLPAITAINGDGFQAAAAKAALVEVGALTSRATRLPLVPYTDDEAARVRDGLRAAGLLGVVPA, encoded by the coding sequence ATGCCCCCCGTGACGCCCGCCGGTCGCCCCTTCGGCGCCGTGCTGTCCGCGATGGTCACCCCCATGACGCCCGACGGCGCGGTCGACCTGGCCGCGGCGGTGCGGCTCGCGGAGCACCTCGTCGACCACGGTCACGACGGGCTCGTGCTCAACGGCACGACCGGCGAGGCGCCGACGACGCACGCCCCCGAGAAGGCCGACCTCGTCGCCGCGGTCGTCGACGCCGTCGGCGACCGGGCGTGGGTCGTGGCCGGCGCCGGCTCGAACGACACCGCGCACGCCGTGCGCATGGCCGTGCAGGCCGCCGAGGCCGGCGCGCACGGCCTCCTCGTCGTCTCCCCGTACTACTCCCGACCCTCCCAGGAGGGGATCGTCGCCCACGTCACGCACGTGGCGGGCTCGACGGACCTGCCCGTGATGCTCTACGACATCCCCGGCCGCGCCGGCGTCCGCCTCGCCGAGGCGACGATCGACCGCCTCGCCGAGCACCCCCGCGTCGTCGCGCTCAAGGACGCCACCGGCGACGTCGCCGCCGCGACCGCGAAGATCGCCCGCACCGGCCTGGCCTGGTACTGCGGCGACGACGGCCTGCTGCCCGCGTTCCTCGCGCACGGCGCCGTCGGGCACGTCGGCGTCGCGTCCCAGGTGCTCGGGGACGCGTTCGCGCGGCTCGTCGCCGCCTGGGACGCGGGCGAGACCGCCACCGCGCTCGAGGTCTTCCGCGGGATGCTCCCCGCGATCACCGCCATCAACGGCGACGGCTTCCAGGCGGCGGCGGCGAAGGCGGCGCTCGTGGAGGTCGGAGCCCTGACCAGCCGGGCCACCCGGCTGCCCCTCGTCCCGTACACCGACGACGAGGCCGCCCGCGTGCGCGACGGCCTGCGGGCCGCGGGCCTGCTCGGCGTCGTCCCGGCCTGA
- a CDS encoding dihydrofolate reductase, which produces MIGLVWAQTPAGVIGADGAMPWHVPEDLAHFREVTDGATVLMGRATWQSLPPRYRPLPGRRNLVLTRDRAFDAPGATVVHDLDAALASAPDVWVVGGGEVYAATLARADRLEVTVVDVDVPGDTLAPRVGDGWARVADGAWATSRTGTRYRFETWERTPA; this is translated from the coding sequence ATGATCGGCCTGGTCTGGGCCCAGACGCCCGCGGGGGTGATCGGGGCGGACGGCGCGATGCCGTGGCACGTGCCGGAGGACCTCGCGCACTTCCGCGAGGTCACCGACGGCGCGACCGTGCTCATGGGGCGGGCGACGTGGCAGTCGCTGCCGCCGCGGTACCGCCCGCTGCCCGGGCGCCGCAACCTCGTCCTCACCCGGGACCGTGCCTTCGACGCCCCGGGTGCGACGGTCGTGCACGACCTGGACGCGGCGCTCGCGTCGGCGCCGGACGTGTGGGTCGTCGGGGGAGGGGAGGTCTACGCGGCGACCCTCGCGCGCGCGGACCGCCTGGAGGTCACGGTCGTCGACGTCGACGTGCCCGGCGACACCCTCGCGCCCCGGGTCGGCGACGGCTGGGCGCGGGTCGCGGACGGTGCGTGGGCGACGTCGCGCACCGGCACCCGCTACCGGTTCGAGACGTGGGAGCGCACACCGGCGTGA
- a CDS encoding thymidylate synthase, with product MADLVVAPPARPTAVPTPYEDLLRHVMATGTPKADRTGTGTRSVFGHQLRYDLRAGFPLVTTKRVFFRGVAEELFWFLRGESNIASLVERGVHIWDEWADERGELGPVYGVQWRSWPTPDGGHVDQLARVLGDLRTNPDSRRHVVSAWNVAELDAMALVPCHAFFQLYVADGRLSCQVYQRSADLFLGVPFNIASYALLTHMIAQQVDLEVGDLVWTGGDCHVYDNHVEQVAEQLARDPYPYPTLHLRRAPSLFEYTWDDVVVEEYRHHPTIAAPVAV from the coding sequence ATGGCTGATCTCGTCGTGGCGCCTCCCGCCCGTCCGACCGCCGTCCCCACCCCGTACGAGGACCTCCTGCGGCACGTGATGGCGACGGGCACGCCCAAGGCGGACCGCACGGGCACGGGCACGCGCAGCGTCTTCGGCCACCAGCTGCGCTACGACCTGCGCGCGGGCTTCCCGCTGGTGACGACCAAGCGGGTGTTCTTCCGCGGGGTCGCCGAGGAGCTGTTCTGGTTCCTGCGCGGGGAGTCGAACATCGCGTCCCTCGTCGAGCGCGGCGTGCACATCTGGGACGAGTGGGCCGACGAGCGCGGCGAGCTCGGCCCCGTCTACGGGGTGCAGTGGCGCTCGTGGCCCACGCCCGACGGCGGTCACGTCGACCAGCTCGCGCGGGTGCTGGGCGACCTGCGCACCAACCCCGACTCGCGCCGGCACGTCGTCTCCGCGTGGAACGTCGCCGAGCTCGACGCCATGGCGCTGGTGCCCTGCCACGCGTTCTTCCAGCTGTACGTCGCCGACGGGCGCCTGTCGTGCCAGGTGTACCAGCGCTCGGCGGACCTGTTCCTCGGCGTGCCGTTCAACATCGCCTCGTACGCGCTGCTCACGCACATGATCGCCCAGCAGGTCGACCTCGAGGTCGGGGACCTGGTGTGGACCGGCGGGGACTGCCACGTGTACGACAACCACGTCGAGCAGGTCGCCGAGCAGCTCGCGCGCGACCCGTACCCGTACCCGACGCTGCACCTGCGCCGCGCGCCGTCCCTGTTCGAGTACACCTGGGACGACGTCGTGGTCGAGGAGTACCGCCACCACCCGACCATCGCCGCGCCCGTGGCGGTCTGA
- a CDS encoding NAD-dependent succinate-semialdehyde dehydrogenase yields MTSSLPPSVAAHVPTGMLVGGRWRPARDGATFPVADPGTGETLFDVADASEQDALDALTAADEAFAPWRATAPRVRADLLRAVFDAMTAHAQDIAALVTAEGGKPLAEARAEVAYAADYVRWYAEQAVRVEGLARRAPAGTHHQLVLRRPVGPALLVAPWNFPVAMIARKLAPALAAGCTCVVKPAQLTPLTTAYVAEIVRAELDARDLPAGVLNVVPTSSARRVSEPLLADPRLRKLSFTGSTEVGRTLQAAAAQHLLRTSLELGGNAPFLVFADADLDAAVEGAVQAKMRNAGQTCVAANRFLVHESVAADFAERLTHAFARLVVGHGADAGTTVGPLIEAAAVERVEEVVTQAVDAGARVRTGGRAPRRAGYFYEPTVLTSVAPDLRVVTEETFGPVAPVVTFGDEDEGVRLANATPYGLVAYAYTRDVGRVMRLAEDLETGMLGVNRGAVSDASAPFGGVKQSGLGREGGEAGLEEYLDPVYVAL; encoded by the coding sequence ATGACCTCGTCGCTGCCGCCGTCCGTCGCCGCGCACGTCCCCACCGGCATGCTCGTCGGCGGGCGCTGGCGCCCGGCACGCGACGGGGCGACGTTCCCCGTGGCCGACCCCGGCACCGGCGAGACGCTGTTCGACGTCGCCGACGCCTCCGAGCAGGACGCGCTCGACGCGCTCACCGCGGCCGACGAGGCGTTCGCACCGTGGCGGGCCACCGCGCCCCGCGTGCGCGCCGACCTGCTGCGCGCGGTGTTCGACGCGATGACCGCCCACGCGCAGGACATCGCGGCGCTCGTCACGGCCGAGGGCGGCAAGCCCCTGGCCGAGGCCCGCGCCGAGGTCGCGTACGCCGCGGACTACGTGCGCTGGTACGCCGAGCAGGCCGTGCGCGTCGAGGGCCTGGCCCGCCGCGCCCCGGCCGGTACGCACCACCAGCTGGTGCTGCGCCGGCCGGTGGGCCCCGCGCTGCTGGTCGCGCCGTGGAACTTCCCCGTCGCCATGATCGCCCGCAAGCTCGCCCCCGCCCTGGCCGCCGGGTGCACGTGCGTCGTCAAGCCGGCCCAGCTCACGCCCCTGACCACCGCGTACGTCGCCGAGATCGTCCGGGCCGAGCTCGACGCCCGCGACCTGCCGGCCGGCGTCCTCAACGTGGTCCCGACGTCGTCGGCGCGCCGGGTGTCCGAGCCCCTGCTGGCCGACCCCCGCCTGCGCAAGCTGTCGTTCACCGGGTCGACCGAGGTGGGGCGGACCCTGCAGGCGGCGGCCGCGCAGCACCTGCTGCGCACGTCGCTCGAGCTCGGCGGCAACGCACCCTTCCTCGTCTTCGCCGACGCGGACCTCGACGCCGCCGTCGAGGGCGCCGTGCAGGCGAAGATGCGCAACGCCGGCCAGACGTGCGTGGCGGCCAACCGGTTCCTCGTGCACGAGTCCGTCGCCGCCGACTTCGCCGAGCGCCTCACGCACGCGTTCGCACGCCTCGTCGTCGGGCACGGCGCCGACGCCGGCACCACCGTCGGACCGCTCATCGAGGCCGCCGCGGTCGAGCGCGTCGAGGAGGTCGTCACGCAGGCCGTCGACGCCGGTGCCCGCGTGCGCACCGGCGGGCGCGCACCACGGCGTGCCGGGTACTTCTACGAGCCGACCGTCCTGACGTCGGTCGCCCCCGACCTGCGCGTCGTCACCGAGGAGACCTTCGGGCCCGTCGCCCCCGTCGTGACGTTCGGCGACGAGGACGAGGGCGTCCGGCTGGCCAACGCGACCCCCTACGGGCTCGTGGCCTACGCCTACACGCGCGACGTCGGGCGCGTCATGCGCCTGGCCGAGGACCTCGAGACGGGGATGCTCGGCGTCAACCGCGGCGCGGTCTCCGACGCCAGCGCCCCTTTCGGCGGGGTCAAGCAGTCGGGCCTGGGGCGCGAGGGCGGCGAGGCCGGGCTCGAGGAGTACCTCGACCCGGTGTACGTCGCGCTCTGA
- a CDS encoding AzlC family ABC transporter permease, with amino-acid sequence MPTDPLRAVRRQALSVSVATGLYGISFGALSVAAGLDVAQTMALSLLMFSGGSQFAFIGVVGAGGAAGAAVASAALLGARNGLYGAQLTPLLDLPRRLRPAAAHLTIDESTAVATAQPTRTAARVGFWWTGLGVFTLWNAFTLLGALAGDRLGDPRAYGLDAAAAAAFLALVWPRLAGRVAQGVAAAAVVVALVTTPLLPAGVPVLLAALVAVGVGVLAPPAPQREDAP; translated from the coding sequence GTGCCCACCGACCCGCTGCGCGCCGTGCGACGGCAGGCGCTGTCGGTGTCCGTCGCCACCGGTCTCTACGGCATCTCCTTCGGCGCCTTGTCCGTGGCCGCCGGTCTCGACGTCGCCCAGACCATGGCGCTGAGCCTGCTGATGTTCTCCGGCGGGTCCCAGTTCGCCTTCATCGGGGTCGTCGGCGCGGGCGGGGCCGCCGGGGCCGCGGTCGCGTCGGCCGCCCTGCTCGGCGCGCGCAACGGGCTGTACGGCGCGCAGCTCACCCCCCTGCTCGACCTGCCCCGGCGCCTGCGGCCGGCCGCGGCGCACCTGACCATCGACGAGTCGACCGCCGTCGCGACCGCGCAGCCGACCCGCACCGCCGCACGCGTCGGGTTCTGGTGGACCGGCCTCGGGGTCTTCACGCTGTGGAACGCCTTCACGCTGCTCGGTGCGCTCGCGGGCGACCGCCTCGGCGACCCGCGGGCGTACGGCCTGGACGCCGCGGCGGCTGCCGCGTTCCTCGCTCTCGTCTGGCCGCGGCTGGCCGGCCGGGTCGCGCAGGGTGTCGCGGCGGCCGCCGTGGTCGTCGCCCTCGTCACGACGCCGCTGCTGCCCGCGGGCGTGCCGGTGCTGCTGGCGGCCCTCGTGGCCGTCGGCGTCGGGGTGCTCGCCCCGCCGGCGCCGCAGCGCGAGGACGCGCCATGA